In Erigeron canadensis isolate Cc75 chromosome 7, C_canadensis_v1, whole genome shotgun sequence, one DNA window encodes the following:
- the LOC122607212 gene encoding pseudo histidine-containing phosphotransfer protein 6, giving the protein MNRLLSLLFHQGVLDEQFLQLQQLQDQTSPNFVSEVITIYFHESEKQLRNLRNLLLEREMWDYVKLGIHLNQLMGSSSSIGAKRVRNVCAAFRGAVEQNNRSACMRALEVLEHEYCYLKNKLHELFQIEQQRVLGDAVRYPGVVHHQLI; this is encoded by the exons ATGAATCGCTTGCTTTCGTTGCTCTTTCACCAAGGTGTCCTCGACGAGCAATTCTTGCAACTCCAACAGCTTCAAGACCAAACCTCCCCTAACTTTGTTTCCGAAGTCATTACCATCTACTTTCACGAGTCCGAAAAACAACTACGCAACCTAAGAAACTTATT GTTGGAAAGAGAAATGTGGGATTACGTAAAACTCGGAATACATTTAAATCAATTGATGGGAAGCAGTTCTAGCATTGGTGCCAAAAGGGTCCGAAACGTATGTGCTGCATTTCGTGGTGCTGTTGAACAAAATAACCGATCAGC GTGCATGAGGGCATTAGAGGTACTTGAACATGAATATTGTTATTTGAAGAATAAGTTGCATGAACTTTTTCAA ATAGAGCAACAAAGAGTGCTGGGAGATGCGGTGAGATACCCCGGTGTGGTACACCACCAGTTAATCTAA